A single genomic interval of Chryseobacterium paludis harbors:
- a CDS encoding YtxH domain-containing protein, which translates to MGNKTNGLLALLGLGALAYWKYKKSTPEEQQAVKDKINTAKDNLNKWGNDIKTKASDVASQVQNKVDEAKTKAEDSLS; encoded by the coding sequence ATGGGAAATAAGACAAACGGATTATTAGCTTTATTAGGTTTAGGTGCTTTAGCTTACTGGAAATATAAAAAATCAACTCCAGAAGAACAACAAGCTGTAAAAGATAAAATCAACACTGCTAAGGACAACCTTAACAAGTGGGGAAATGATATTAAAACTAAAGCAAGTGATGTAGCTTCTCAAGTTCAGAATAAAGTGGACGAAGCGAAAACAAAAGCTGAGGATTCTTTAAGTTAA
- a CDS encoding class I SAM-dependent methyltransferase, with amino-acid sequence MENYLEINKNSWNAKVEPHLKSDFYFVDEFLKGRSSLNSIELDLLRDVKGKSILHLQCHFGQDSISLSRLGAKVIGIDLSDKAINTAKDLAKQSGTDTEFICSDVYDLPNVLDEKFDIVFTSYGTIGWLPDLDKWAHVVSHFLKPNGKFVMVEFHPVVWMFDDDFKEVTYNYFNEKPIIETYEGTYADPSASIVQEYVMWNHSLAEVMQNLIKNKLEINDFREFDWSPYPCFKHVEEFEKGKWRISKFGNKIPIVFALMAQKKSS; translated from the coding sequence ATGGAAAATTACTTAGAAATAAACAAAAACTCATGGAATGCTAAAGTAGAACCTCATCTGAAATCAGATTTTTATTTTGTTGACGAATTTTTAAAAGGAAGAAGTTCTCTTAATTCTATCGAATTAGATCTTTTAAGAGATGTTAAAGGAAAAAGTATTCTACATCTGCAGTGTCATTTTGGCCAGGATTCCATATCTCTTTCCAGATTAGGCGCAAAGGTTATTGGAATAGATCTATCTGATAAGGCTATTAATACAGCCAAAGATCTGGCTAAGCAATCTGGAACAGATACCGAATTTATATGCTCAGATGTTTATGATCTTCCTAATGTTTTAGATGAAAAATTTGATATTGTATTTACCAGCTATGGAACGATAGGGTGGCTTCCAGATTTAGATAAGTGGGCTCACGTAGTCAGTCACTTTTTGAAGCCGAATGGGAAATTTGTAATGGTAGAATTTCATCCTGTAGTCTGGATGTTTGATGATGATTTCAAAGAAGTAACCTATAATTACTTTAATGAAAAACCCATTATTGAAACTTATGAAGGGACTTATGCTGATCCTTCAGCATCTATCGTTCAGGAGTATGTAATGTGGAATCATTCATTGGCTGAAGTTATGCAGAATTTAATTAAAAATAAATTGGAGATAAACGATTTCAGAGAATTTGATTGGTCACCTTATCCGTGTTTTAAACATGTTGAAGAATTTGAAAAAGGAAAGTGGCGGATATCAAAGTTTGGAAATAAAATTCCAATCGTATTTGCTTTAATGGCACAAAAAAAGTCATCGTAA
- a CDS encoding GNAT family N-acetyltransferase — translation MKNNASIDIIEKWLQGWSLSRQLPQPVKYKSGFTVDVNTPMQKKRYVFSEPNDDFLQLAELVDEPWVFLKVSSAFETFKDKIPSKWQMQGDQYMMSCFHPMTVLHYDLPADYRLEYDQYNSTYVIKIITKDGGEQAAIGRVAIVDDLAVYDQIITDQNHRRKGLASFLMKELEKIALSKGAYNNFLVATVEGKSLYESLGWELYSLYTSIVIPSQEYQDE, via the coding sequence ATGAAAAACAATGCTTCTATTGACATTATAGAAAAATGGCTGCAAGGGTGGTCATTATCCAGACAACTTCCTCAGCCTGTCAAGTACAAATCTGGATTTACAGTAGATGTTAACACTCCTATGCAGAAAAAGCGATATGTATTTTCTGAGCCCAATGATGACTTTCTCCAATTGGCAGAATTAGTTGATGAGCCTTGGGTTTTCCTGAAAGTATCTTCAGCTTTCGAAACATTTAAAGATAAAATACCTTCCAAATGGCAAATGCAGGGCGATCAATATATGATGTCATGTTTTCATCCAATGACTGTTTTACATTATGATCTTCCCGCAGACTATCGACTTGAATATGATCAGTATAATTCCACCTACGTGATTAAGATTATTACTAAAGATGGGGGAGAACAAGCAGCAATAGGCAGGGTAGCTATTGTTGATGATTTGGCTGTTTATGATCAGATCATTACTGATCAAAACCATAGAAGAAAGGGTCTTGCTTCTTTTTTAATGAAAGAATTAGAGAAAATTGCACTATCAAAAGGAGCATATAATAACTTTTTGGTGGCAACAGTGGAAGGTAAATCTTTGTACGAATCTTTAGGCTGGGAACTATATAGCCTATATACTTCAATTGTTATTCCTTCCCAAGAGTATCAGGATGAATAA
- a CDS encoding ketopantoate reductase family protein, with protein sequence MNKKHIVVIGLGGVGGYFGFKISQNNETFHQYIISFIARGETYQKVKEQGLTLISAEHRNDKTHPNAVYENISDVGQPDLVLICVKEYDLERVCTELKEVINEDTILLPMMNGADIYDRIRKIIPDHVILPSCIYVASHIKEKGVVEHKGKTGKMIFGKDPENPSKDINWVIDVMKESRIDFDFKDNPLVDIWTKFIFIASFGLVTAKHNSSIGMVCTDPVQKNEATEIMKEIELIAHQKGISLEENIIDKTFEKASTFPPETPTSLQLDINSGKENSELELFAGAIIRYGNELGIKVPFTQKIYDEIKVKGK encoded by the coding sequence ATGAATAAGAAGCATATCGTAGTAATAGGTCTTGGTGGTGTAGGTGGTTATTTTGGTTTTAAGATCAGTCAAAACAATGAAACTTTTCATCAATATATCATATCATTTATTGCAAGAGGTGAAACCTACCAAAAAGTAAAAGAACAGGGATTAACACTTATTTCTGCTGAACATCGTAACGATAAAACACATCCTAATGCGGTTTATGAAAACATTAGTGATGTAGGTCAGCCTGATCTTGTTTTGATTTGTGTTAAAGAGTATGATCTAGAAAGGGTTTGCACCGAATTAAAAGAAGTCATCAATGAAGACACAATCCTGTTACCTATGATGAATGGTGCAGATATCTATGACAGAATAAGAAAAATCATTCCTGATCATGTTATTTTACCTTCATGTATTTATGTAGCTTCTCATATCAAAGAAAAAGGCGTTGTAGAACATAAAGGAAAAACAGGAAAAATGATCTTCGGCAAAGATCCAGAAAACCCTTCTAAAGATATTAATTGGGTGATCGATGTAATGAAAGAAAGTCGAATTGATTTTGATTTTAAAGACAATCCATTAGTCGATATCTGGACAAAATTTATTTTTATAGCAAGTTTTGGATTGGTGACGGCCAAGCACAATTCATCTATAGGCATGGTTTGCACAGATCCTGTACAAAAAAATGAAGCAACGGAAATAATGAAAGAAATAGAACTAATTGCTCATCAAAAGGGAATTTCTCTCGAAGAAAATATCATTGACAAGACTTTCGAAAAAGCCTCTACATTTCCCCCTGAAACTCCAACTTCTCTACAATTGGATATTAATTCCGGGAAAGAAAATAGTGAGCTGGAATTATTTGCCGGTGCTATTATCAGATATGGAAATGAGTTGGGAATAAAAGTTCCATTTACTCAGAAAATATATGATGAAATAAAAGTGAAAGGAAAATAA